One genomic segment of [Phormidium] sp. ETS-05 includes these proteins:
- the tmk gene encoding dTMP kinase: protein MTGINNLLPTTENPPGKLLVLEGVEGCGKTTQLELLRQWLLSLPSPPPVVVTREPGGTTLGGELRRLLLMPHEGGELIQPRSELLMYAADRAQHVDGFILPHLHQGAVVLCDRFTDSTIAYQGYGRGFSLQIIDELNFIATGGLQSDLTLWLDLDVEVGLNRSRQRGPSNRLELETLAFHRRVQQGYRELAQTYPQRIRRIDASQPPEAVTAQIQAVLTPHLHKWGIVSYG, encoded by the coding sequence ATGACCGGTATTAACAATTTACTCCCCACAACCGAAAACCCTCCCGGCAAACTGCTCGTACTGGAGGGGGTAGAGGGTTGTGGCAAAACCACACAACTGGAGTTATTGCGCCAGTGGTTGCTGTCGTTGCCTTCGCCGCCGCCGGTGGTGGTGACGCGGGAGCCGGGGGGAACGACTCTCGGTGGAGAGTTGCGCCGGTTGCTCCTGATGCCCCACGAAGGGGGGGAACTGATTCAACCCCGATCGGAGCTGCTGATGTATGCTGCAGATAGGGCGCAGCATGTGGACGGTTTTATCCTGCCGCACTTGCACCAGGGGGCCGTGGTGCTGTGCGATCGCTTCACCGATTCCACCATAGCTTACCAGGGTTATGGGCGCGGTTTCAGCCTCCAGATTATCGATGAGCTGAATTTTATCGCTACTGGCGGGTTGCAAAGCGACCTCACACTATGGTTAGATTTAGATGTGGAAGTGGGGTTAAACCGGAGTCGCCAACGCGGGCCCTCCAACCGCCTAGAACTAGAAACCCTGGCGTTTCACCGCCGCGTCCAGCAAGGTTATCGAGAATTAGCCCAAACCTATCCCCAACGCATCCGCCGTATCGACGCCAGCCAACCTCCCGAAGCCGTTACCGCCCAAATTCAAGCTGTTTTAACCCCTCATTTACATAAATGGGGAATTGTTAGCTATGGCTAG
- a CDS encoding DNA polymerase III subunit delta' — protein MTNDHFTDIIGQQQAVDLLSQAVAKNRIAPAYLFAGPEGVGRGLTARCFAKLLLTQSVGWVEERNPTLNRTGRREDGGNERAGKEGRKLNNHPDFLWVEPTYLHQGNLLNAAEAEAAGIKRKAPPAIRLEQVREISRFLARPPLEAGRSVVVVAQAETMAEGAANALLKTLEEPGRATIILIAPSPEALLPTLVSRCQRIPFQRLNGEDMARVLANMGKGDILQDQAVVEMAQGCPGVAVVAASQLAEIPPELLQRLQNMPANLKEALELGREIDGAIDTETQLWLINYLQHRYWHQQQTQKTRRAISLLEDTRRHLLAYVQPRLVWEVTLMQIYQAN, from the coding sequence GTGACCAATGACCATTTTACAGATATCATCGGGCAACAGCAAGCAGTAGATTTGCTATCCCAGGCGGTAGCGAAAAATCGGATTGCACCCGCTTATTTGTTCGCCGGACCGGAGGGAGTGGGGCGCGGTTTAACGGCGCGGTGTTTTGCGAAACTCCTATTAACACAGAGTGTAGGTTGGGTTGAGGAACGAAACCCAACACTCAACCGGACTGGAAGACGGGAAGACGGGGGTAATGAGAGAGCAGGAAAAGAAGGACGAAAATTGAATAATCACCCAGATTTTCTGTGGGTGGAACCGACTTATTTACACCAAGGAAATCTGCTGAATGCAGCGGAGGCGGAGGCGGCGGGAATTAAACGGAAAGCGCCCCCAGCAATTCGGTTGGAACAAGTGCGAGAAATTAGCCGATTTTTGGCACGTCCGCCGTTGGAGGCAGGACGTTCTGTGGTAGTAGTGGCACAGGCGGAAACGATGGCGGAAGGGGCGGCAAATGCTTTATTAAAAACTTTGGAAGAACCGGGGCGGGCAACGATTATTTTAATTGCACCTTCGCCGGAGGCGTTGTTACCCACTTTGGTTTCTCGCTGTCAGCGGATACCGTTTCAGCGGCTGAATGGGGAGGATATGGCGCGGGTTTTGGCTAATATGGGTAAGGGAGATATTTTGCAGGACCAGGCGGTGGTGGAAATGGCCCAAGGTTGCCCCGGTGTGGCGGTGGTGGCGGCTAGCCAATTGGCGGAAATTCCCCCAGAGCTGCTGCAGCGTCTGCAAAATATGCCCGCTAACTTGAAGGAAGCGCTAGAATTAGGGCGGGAGATTGATGGGGCGATCGACACGGAAACCCAACTATGGCTGATCAACTACTTACAGCATCGCTATTGGCATCAGCAACAAACCCAGAAAACTCGCCGCGCCATATCTCTGCTAGAAGACACTCGCCGTCACCTCCTCGCCTACGTGCAACCCCGCTTAGTGTGGGAAGTCACCCTGATGCAAATCTATCAAGCTAATTAA
- a CDS encoding RNA-binding S4 domain-containing protein has product MTDENENWIKLDQFLKYQGVAATGGQAKLMIQDGEVEVNGEVETRRGRKLVEGDRVTVAGRVWQVKFNFN; this is encoded by the coding sequence ATGACGGATGAAAATGAAAATTGGATTAAGTTGGACCAGTTTTTGAAGTATCAAGGGGTGGCGGCGACGGGGGGACAGGCAAAATTGATGATTCAGGATGGGGAGGTGGAGGTAAATGGGGAGGTGGAAACGCGGCGGGGGCGCAAGTTGGTGGAGGGCGATCGGGTCACCGTGGCGGGGAGAGTTTGGCAAGTCAAGTTTAATTTCAATTAA
- a CDS encoding AbrB/MazE/SpoVT family DNA-binding domain-containing protein has translation MHLLKIEKIGDSLGITLPPEVLEQMNLTEGNMLRLTVTASGEKIISIETLDPDFEKAMQAYHQVSQKYKNALRELAK, from the coding sequence ATGCACCTGCTCAAAATCGAAAAAATTGGGGATTCTTTAGGAATTACTTTACCTCCAGAAGTTTTAGAGCAAATGAATCTCACAGAAGGAAATATGTTACGTTTAACCGTCACTGCATCTGGAGAGAAAATAATCAGCATAGAAACCTTAGACCCAGATTTTGAAAAAGCCATGCAAGCATATCATCAAGTCAGCCAAAAGTATAAAAACGCTCTGCGGGAGTTGGCCAAGTGA